DNA sequence from the Paenibacillus physcomitrellae genome:
AAGCTGAGGACCGTGTGTCTCCCCTGCTGTCAAATAACGCAAACTCATGATGCGTTCCCCCTTTAAACTGTTAAACTGTAAAGAGCTAAATTGAACATTCTTGCCCCATTATAATATTTGAGTATAGGTTCTGTCACGCAGGGATTCAAAATTACTGCTAAATCGGTTAGATAAACCTATATTTCTGAGTTCATTCTGGGCCGAATTATAGTTGTAAATAATGTGATAACTATTGTCCCGCTTTGCTTGACACCGGTGGGCGGCAATAATACTCTAAAGATTAGAGAGGTGTATACATTGAGCAAGCGTACGGATATTTTGAAAGCAACCTTAGATTTGATTCATGAGGAAGGACTCCAGTCCGTCACATTTTCGAAAATTTTCAAAAAAGCCAATGTCGGCTCCGGCACGGTTTTTAATTATTTTTCCAGCAAGGAAGAGCTTGTGAACGAAGTATACCGGGAAGCCAGGATCCATATGGGAGAAGCTCTACTTAAAGGTTATGACGGCAGCCTCGGTTTGTACGAAAGATTCAAACGCCTTCAGCTGAACCGGCTGGAATTCGGCATGCAGTCTCCCAAGGAATATCTGTTTATCGACAGCTACTCTTATTCCCCTTATATTTCTCCCGAGCTGCGCCATATGGAGGATTATTCGCTGGAGGTATTCTCTTCGCTTATCGCTGAGGGCCAGAAACAGGGGCTGATCAGACCGATCGACCTTCGTCTTTGCCACCAAATCATCAACGGCGTTATCTCCTCCATCCTGAAAGGTTATTTTGTAGAGAAATATCCGCTTGATGAACAGCAGATTCAGCAGACTCTTGAAGCTTCCTGGAAAGCAATCTCACTATAGTTAAAGCCCCGATCTTTAATGGATTGGGTTTTTTGTTTATCACAATGGAATATATATTCCGAAATTAAAGGTTTTTTATTGAATGTATCTTTATAATATCTGTTAATATCGGCTTTCACATAAACCTAATTTCTAACAATCACAATAAACATTCCAAAAATGTCTTGACGCCCTCTACATCCCTAGTCTACAATGACTTTGGAATAAATATTCCAACATTTTGAATGAAATGAGGATGAATGGATATGAGTAAAGTTTGGTTCGTTACAGGAAGTTCGCGCGGACTCGGCCGTGCCTTGGCAGAAGAAGTCCTTAAACAAGGACATAAGCTGTTTGCAACCGCACGCAGACCCGAGCAGCTTAATGAATTGGTGCAGCGATATCCGGGGCAGGTGGAAACGTTCGCTCTTGATGTAACCAACAAAGAACAAGTTAAATCTGCCGTGCAGAAGGCTGTAGACGTTTTTGGACGAATCGATGTCCTGGTCAACAATGCGGGGTATGGCAACATCGCATCTATTGAGGAAATCACCGATGAGGACTTGAGGGCCCAAATCGAAACCAATCTGTTTGGCGTTATTAACGTTACCCAGACCGCCCTGCCTGTTCTGCGCAAACAGCGGGAAGGTCATATCCTTCAGCTTTCTTCGATTGGGGGCCGGATCGGTTCACCGGGTCTTGGAGCTTACCAGACGGCCAAGTGGGCTGTCGAAGGTTTCTCGGAAGTGCTGGCCGGGGAAATCAAACACTTGGGCATTAAAGTGACCATCATCGAACCAAGCGGGTTCCGGACAGACTGGGCCGGGTCTTCGATGAGTTATCAGGAGCCTATGGACGACTACAAGGAAACGGTAGGAAAAATGCACGAGTTGGTTCGTCAAGGCTCCGGCAAACAAGACGGCGATCCGGTTCGTGCCGCAAAGGCTATGATCACAATCGTAGGCGAAGACAACCCGCCGCTGCGGCTCCTTTTAGGGAAAGGGGCCGTACAAATGGCCAAACAGGTGGATCAAGCCAAGCTCGCTGAAACCGAAAAATGGGAAGCGCTGAGTATTTCCGCTGACTTTCCTGAGTAACCCCGGAGACTCCGTACAATTCAGGATTCAATCATAGAATAGATACGCAGTCCTAACATAAATGTTAACCAAAGAGAGAACCAAAGAGATAACTAATAAGTTAACTTAGAAGATAACAAAATAAGTTAACAAAATAAGTTAACAAAAAAGCGTCTTATTCCTGAAGGAACAAGACGCTTTTAACATTTTTAAGTAAATTCAGGCTGTAAATAACCTTATCCTATGCAAAGACAGCAACCGGTTAATCAACAAACATCCTTATGTACCTTCCCTGACGGAAGCCTTACAACTTGCGGTAGAAGAAGGTTTCGGCCGCCTCTAAGCCATACCTTCCAGGAGAGAAAATCTGCTCCGTGCTTCCGACGAACAGCATTCCCCCGGGCCGCAGCGCCGCCGAAAATTTATGATAAAGATCATGTTTCGCTTCTTCTGTAAAATAGATCATGACATTGCGGCAAACGATCAAATCATGATTGGTTTCAAACGAATCAAGCAGCAGATTCTGCTTCTTGAACGTTACAGCTCGTTTAAGCTGGTCGCTTACCCTGAGCATAAGGCCCTCTTGGGTAAAATAACGCGCAGCCACGTCAGGAGGCACGTCTTTGATCGAACGATCCACATAAAGGCCTTCCGCAGCCTTTTGCAGAGCACCTTCATCAATATCCGTAGCCGTCAGGCTTGACGTTCCAAGCAGCCCCAGATCGGAGAGAATCATCGCAATCGTATAAGGCTCTTCCCCGGTTGAGCACGCTGCGCTCCAAATCTTCAGCCGATTGTTCTTCTTTAGCAGCTCCGGAAGCACCAGGTCGCGCAGCACTTCCCAACGGTTGGGATTGCGCCAGAATTCGGACACGTTGATCGTCATTCGGTCCAGAAACTCGTAAAACAGCTTCTTCTCCACGGACATGGCTTTAAAAAAGGCATCAAACGTGGAGTAACCATTTTTATTCCGCAGCGTCGTTAACCGCCGCTTCATCTGCGCTTCTTTGTACAGAGCCAGATCTATCCCCGTGCTCTGCTTTACGCTCTGAATAAATCCCGAATAATCAGGATCTTGTTGCTGCGCTGTTGTTACATTGTCGTTCTCCAGCATGTTCCATCAAATCCAGTCAAGAATAGATTTATTATAAGTAAGCAGTTCCTTCTCATCAAAGAAATTTGCGATTTCACGCGCAGCGCTTTCCGGGCTGTCCGAGCCGTGAATCAGATTAAATGGCGTATGGGCCGCAAAATCTCCGCGGATCGTCCCCGGAAGTGCTTCCGTTACTTGAGTTTTGCCCATCAGCATTCGGGAAAGGGTCACGATATCGTCGCCTTCCCAAACCATAGCGAACACGGGTCCGGATGTAATAAATCCAACGAGATCATCAAAAAAGGCTTTCCCTTCATGTTCGGCATAATGGCGTTTCGCTTGCGCTTCGGAAATTTGCATAAACTTTCCGGCAATCAATTTGAACCCCTTGTCTTCCAAACGGCTGACAATCCGGCCGATAAGACCACGCTGCACTCCATCTGGTTTGACCATCATAAACGTCCGTTCCATAAGATTACCTCCCGTGTGTACCGCCCTGCTGTGCAAAGCGCAAATAAATACGTTTTCAATCGTATTTTAGCAGAA
Encoded proteins:
- a CDS encoding TetR/AcrR family transcriptional regulator, which translates into the protein MYTLSKRTDILKATLDLIHEEGLQSVTFSKIFKKANVGSGTVFNYFSSKEELVNEVYREARIHMGEALLKGYDGSLGLYERFKRLQLNRLEFGMQSPKEYLFIDSYSYSPYISPELRHMEDYSLEVFSSLIAEGQKQGLIRPIDLRLCHQIINGVISSILKGYFVEKYPLDEQQIQQTLEASWKAISL
- the ndk gene encoding nucleoside-diphosphate kinase — its product is MERTFMMVKPDGVQRGLIGRIVSRLEDKGFKLIAGKFMQISEAQAKRHYAEHEGKAFFDDLVGFITSGPVFAMVWEGDDIVTLSRMLMGKTQVTEALPGTIRGDFAAHTPFNLIHGSDSPESAAREIANFFDEKELLTYNKSILDWI
- a CDS encoding CheR family methyltransferase, with product MLENDNVTTAQQQDPDYSGFIQSVKQSTGIDLALYKEAQMKRRLTTLRNKNGYSTFDAFFKAMSVEKKLFYEFLDRMTINVSEFWRNPNRWEVLRDLVLPELLKKNNRLKIWSAACSTGEEPYTIAMILSDLGLLGTSSLTATDIDEGALQKAAEGLYVDRSIKDVPPDVAARYFTQEGLMLRVSDQLKRAVTFKKQNLLLDSFETNHDLIVCRNVMIYFTEEAKHDLYHKFSAALRPGGMLFVGSTEQIFSPGRYGLEAAETFFYRKL
- a CDS encoding oxidoreductase, with the protein product MSKVWFVTGSSRGLGRALAEEVLKQGHKLFATARRPEQLNELVQRYPGQVETFALDVTNKEQVKSAVQKAVDVFGRIDVLVNNAGYGNIASIEEITDEDLRAQIETNLFGVINVTQTALPVLRKQREGHILQLSSIGGRIGSPGLGAYQTAKWAVEGFSEVLAGEIKHLGIKVTIIEPSGFRTDWAGSSMSYQEPMDDYKETVGKMHELVRQGSGKQDGDPVRAAKAMITIVGEDNPPLRLLLGKGAVQMAKQVDQAKLAETEKWEALSISADFPE